The Gemmatimonadota bacterium genome window below encodes:
- a CDS encoding phytanoyl-CoA dioxygenase family protein, with protein sequence MTKEEGTEKREQLTRDGYCHIEGVLTGAFLDELRRESDRLLDSAEYQPEWRYQGSDIHVDIRENAVMRRLLDWPATQAWLRAMRLDDFTPNGTIHVLSKPPGGPPLYWHQDWDTWNDPFSLAPWPQQLFLSYYLVDTDQINRCFRVIPGTHLKRIPLHGQVEVPHQRTAWFADEEDPHMFGDHPDAIDVPVRAGDLVIGEARLLHSARGNNSGLRRTLLLGWHMRPATVPDYWSAEVPGPILVRSENERYENTRIPGDYLE encoded by the coding sequence ATGACGAAGGAGGAAGGCACGGAAAAACGGGAACAGCTGACCCGGGACGGGTACTGTCACATCGAAGGCGTACTTACCGGGGCGTTTCTGGACGAACTCCGACGGGAGTCGGATCGATTGCTGGACTCCGCGGAATACCAGCCCGAATGGCGCTACCAGGGTTCCGATATCCACGTGGATATCCGGGAAAACGCCGTGATGCGCCGGTTGCTGGACTGGCCCGCGACGCAGGCGTGGCTACGCGCCATGAGACTGGACGATTTCACGCCCAACGGGACCATCCACGTACTGAGCAAGCCGCCCGGAGGACCGCCCCTCTACTGGCACCAGGACTGGGATACCTGGAACGACCCTTTCAGCCTGGCGCCGTGGCCGCAGCAGCTGTTTCTTTCCTACTACCTGGTGGACACGGACCAGATAAACAGGTGCTTCCGCGTCATCCCGGGCACGCACCTGAAGCGGATACCCCTGCATGGACAGGTGGAAGTGCCGCACCAGCGGACGGCCTGGTTCGCGGATGAGGAAGATCCTCACATGTTCGGCGACCACCCCGACGCCATCGACGTCCCCGTCCGCGCCGGCGACCTCGTGATCGGCGAAGCACGGCTGCTGCACTCGGCCCGGGGAAACAACAGCGGCCTGAGACGGACCCTGCTCCTCGGTTGGCACATGCGGCCGGCCACCGTCCCGGACTACTGGTCGGCGGAGGTACCCGGGCCGATCCTGGTCCGCTCGGAAAACGAACGGTACGAAAACACGCGCATCCCCGGCGATTACCTGGAGTAG